The following proteins are encoded in a genomic region of Opitutus sp.:
- a CDS encoding transposase: MPPFLPPEKAHPEGESENPDHKATPSDAAEVLIVDTPGGRFRAQFAPELPVSPLGALVFFTQYLCATGGFEALVADTPLCYSSNRAHRPRDVIGTLLLGMLSGHYRYAHLAALRGDDIAPSLLGLKSIVSEDCVRRALARIGAEQGQDWLRRHLDQTCHGFLDNQWILDIDVTIKPIYGRQEGASIGYNPQKPGRPSHAYHTYWIATLRLCLDVEVHPGDQSAAGHGFAGLWALIDRLPAERRPHLLRGDCAYGQEALLSEAEARKLNYLFKLRRTAKARELVAALERTTTTAWTDAGQGWQGCESCLRLQGWNRARRVVVLRRRLNDQRHPRARRRLVREQADHALLLNIPDAAACEPIIYEHQILVTSLPYEILTLATLYRERGGAENPFDELKNQWSWSGFTSQELNSCQHAARLAALVYNWWTLYHRLLQPGQHHEAVSTRPRLLCGATRQSEHSGQRRLDVRLSHAEAPRLSELITKLARWLHGILHNAEQWSVAQRWGQIVARILQENFPVLGPEPPLATAPS, from the coding sequence ATGCCGCCGTTTTTACCGCCGGAAAAAGCTCACCCCGAGGGTGAGTCAGAAAACCCTGATCACAAGGCAACGCCAAGCGATGCCGCCGAGGTGTTGATTGTGGATACACCCGGAGGACGTTTTCGTGCGCAGTTCGCCCCAGAGTTGCCGGTGAGCCCCTTGGGGGCACTGGTGTTTTTCACGCAGTACTTGTGTGCGACAGGAGGCTTCGAGGCACTGGTTGCGGACACGCCGCTTTGTTACAGCAGCAACCGCGCACACCGCCCTCGCGACGTGATTGGAACCCTGCTTTTGGGGATGCTCTCCGGGCACTATCGCTACGCGCACCTCGCGGCCCTGCGCGGCGACGACATTGCCCCGAGCCTGCTCGGACTTAAGTCGATTGTCAGCGAGGATTGTGTGCGCCGGGCGCTGGCTCGCATCGGTGCCGAGCAGGGGCAGGACTGGTTGCGGCGTCACCTCGACCAAACCTGTCATGGGTTTTTGGATAACCAGTGGATCCTCGACATCGATGTCACCATCAAGCCCATCTATGGACGTCAGGAAGGTGCCAGCATCGGCTATAACCCGCAAAAGCCCGGACGCCCCAGCCACGCCTACCACACCTACTGGATCGCCACCTTGCGCCTGTGTCTGGACGTGGAGGTGCACCCCGGCGATCAATCCGCCGCCGGACATGGTTTTGCGGGGCTGTGGGCGCTCATCGACCGACTGCCAGCCGAGCGCCGGCCCCATCTTTTGCGCGGTGACTGCGCCTATGGCCAGGAGGCGCTGCTCAGTGAAGCTGAAGCGCGTAAACTCAACTATTTGTTCAAACTGCGCCGCACCGCCAAGGCCCGCGAGCTGGTGGCCGCGCTTGAACGCACCACCACCACCGCTTGGACCGACGCCGGACAAGGCTGGCAGGGCTGCGAAAGCTGCCTGCGCCTGCAAGGCTGGAACCGGGCCCGACGTGTGGTGGTCTTGCGCCGTCGCCTCAACGACCAACGCCACCCCCGGGCCCGCCGCCGCCTCGTGCGCGAGCAAGCCGACCACGCTTTGCTGCTGAACATCCCCGACGCGGCCGCCTGCGAGCCGATCATCTACGAACATCAGATCCTCGTTACGAGCCTGCCCTACGAGATCCTTACCCTTGCCACCCTGTATCGGGAACGTGGGGGCGCGGAAAACCCCTTCGACGAGCTCAAGAACCAGTGGAGCTGGTCGGGGTTTACCTCCCAGGAGCTAAACTCCTGTCAGCACGCCGCGCGTTTGGCCGCACTGGTTTACAACTGGTGGACGCTCTATCACCGCCTGCTTCAACCCGGTCAGCACCACGAGGCGGTGAGTACACGTCCCCGTCTGCTCTGCGGAGCGACCCGGCAGAGCGAACACTCCGGTCAACGCCGCCTGGACGTGCGCTTGAGCCATGCCGAGGCACCTCGCCTGAGTGAACTCATCACAAAGCTGGCCAGATGGTTACATGGTATCCTTCATAATGCGGAGCAATGGAGTGTCGCCCAGCGCTGGGGGCAAATCGTAGCGAGGATTTT
- a CDS encoding DUF4338 domain-containing protein — protein MMPAETNPSNPQGEVISLRHLQVQVLDSPELNARAQGLLEEHHYLGAVKPVGERLLYAVSDAQGTWVAVLVFAAAALHLRGREAWIGWSGEQRRRRLALVVNNVRFLLLPKPAVPNLGSAVLSRVLGRLSADWQSRYEHPVLVVETFVAPERFTGSVYKASGWTELGLTKGNTRKSRDYYEHHAKPKRLFVRELEPRARRALQAGQIKPSLAAVEAKVPVRSTLNLNPAIETSQKSRR, from the coding sequence ATGATGCCGGCCGAAACGAACCCGTCGAACCCCCAAGGGGAGGTGATTTCGCTGCGCCACTTGCAGGTGCAGGTGCTAGACAGCCCCGAGTTAAACGCCCGAGCGCAGGGGCTGCTTGAGGAGCATCACTATCTGGGCGCGGTGAAACCGGTGGGCGAGCGGCTGCTGTACGCGGTGAGCGATGCGCAGGGCACCTGGGTGGCGGTGCTGGTGTTTGCGGCGGCGGCGCTGCACCTGCGCGGCCGGGAGGCGTGGATTGGCTGGAGTGGAGAACAGCGCCGACGCCGATTGGCGCTGGTGGTCAACAACGTGCGGTTCCTGCTGCTGCCCAAGCCGGCGGTGCCCAACTTGGGCTCGGCGGTTTTGAGCCGGGTGCTCGGCCGGCTCAGTGCCGACTGGCAGTCGCGTTACGAGCACCCCGTGCTCGTCGTGGAAACCTTCGTCGCCCCCGAGCGTTTTACGGGAAGTGTATACAAGGCATCCGGGTGGACCGAGTTGGGCCTGACCAAGGGCAACACGCGTAAGTCGCGCGATTACTACGAGCACCACGCCAAGCCCAAGCGCTTGTTTGTGCGCGAGCTGGAGCCCCGGGCCCGGAGAGCTCTTCAGGCAGGGCAGATCAAACCCTCGCTGGCTGCGGTGGAGGCGAAAGTTCCGGTGCGAAGTACCCTGAACCTAAATCCGGCAATAGAAACTAGCCAAAAATCACGCAGGTGA
- a CDS encoding autotransporter domain-containing protein, producing the protein MSAINSRTAQLISAIAAISLLASTSTQAANGTWTQLTSGGLWSNTANWSGGTVADGSGFTADFSTLNITSANIVHLDGARTLSALTFADTATPFVGWTLDNNGSAANILTLAGTTPSITVGTSSTAEISAEIAGSTNWSKAGTGTLTLSGSNTFSGNLTVSTGRLVVSNNNALGTTGGTNSVTTGAALVLANGVNVTGETVTINGTGSGDFFGALNVAANTSATWNGTVILGSSSRVGAGDNGTLTLSGAIQGIGSQPLQVRGNNAAATIIVSSASGSNTYSGNTQVVQGTLKLGAANTLPTGTTLDVDSSNASVDAIFDLNGFNQTVAGLQRTGAGSGTGGSFVTNSGSAATLTINQTASTTYSGNITGSLALTKSGAGTLTLTGTNSNTGATIISGGTLAIGTGGHLSTSSAITNNANLTANSTGSLTQGTHFSGAAITGNGSFTQLGSGTTTLNAANTFSGATIVSAGVLTLSNSLALQNSAIDTTSSITGNTTAGLQATVTTLTIGGLTGNKDLSTIFTTTSGGYAGVTALTLNPQTGASNSYSGVIANGAAGLTVTKTGAGTQVLSGNNIFTGQLTVAEGAISVSTVNNSAVDGVLGNSTSSVILGSTGKSGALSFNTNVVTATKKFTMAAGGTGIFDVTSGQLAVGLIDGSGALSKTGAGNLVLGNANTFSGGATLGGSGFVAVNVDSAGPAGAPTSGALGTGTVNLAGAQIRAGTTASRTIGNNVTISADTPFATIASEKSLTFTGTILLSGGNHTLNVLTGSTVGTEKLTFSGAIGDGGNALGITKTGAGNLVLSGNNTYTGATTVSAGSLAIGSAGSLASGNALTVGASGLATFANAGQTLGAVSNANTTTNALNFSASTGTVTLASLSGAGNTTFGSNGIVTGDISAGTVTSVGNLTANISGGTTTVGGVATIGTLSGGTANLNGATSAITTLNGGTVNLGSGTALTVSGGTSAGVITGTGSSLTKTSSGTLTLTGTNTYTGTTTVSAGTLALNNPGTTALVNTSAVVIASGASVSLGAANQINAAASLTLNGGTMDLGVFSQTLGTLDLNASSALSLSGSAALVFANSSALDWNSATLSVSHFEVGTNSLRFGTTSGGLTATQLGLFRFVEFGNVAARIDDDGFIVPLSTNYLNSGGTDLVIATPITGTTTVNQSGTGSITLTGLNTSSGTATVTAGTLVIGTAAGGHSAGNVTVSGTGTLKGRGDIGGAVIVNSGGTYSPGNSPAIQHVGSLTVNTGGSVTIELDGATAGTGAGFHDQVISAGAVTLTGGTLIGQTIFTGSSVPAYVPTLGAVHAVITGSAVTGKFTSYTFDPDDNAAGITWLPEYTATAVNLYAVPSDYATAVPGLNANQTQVGAALQSLRNLGLKFELDQRTTMDDRATLFNGLKTQTAAGLRTAYDQLTPEKLTALAASTFQSASILNSSLQQRSAEIRRYGPASVSLNGVARPAAAEAAQVETVIEDGVHYRVAKAKPQKRYGYFASATGAFAAVDGSVDRLGSFSQTGAATAGVDYAINQNQTVGLVVSQALADTDFSANSGSARTTTSRVGLFHDYHNAGFFMNTSVSAGFSDYDSKRKIAFLNQTASGETQGFSCGGQLSTGYDFKVGNYIMGPTASVAYDHAHINGFDETGSAADLRVGRQNADSLTTRLGVHVSRPFVANKIGWIPDLSLSASRQSFNPNSITARLAAGGDAFRVNPQAGGSEYINPGASLSAVLPTGWTVRLSYDAILNPQSAEYRVNLSVGAGF; encoded by the coding sequence ATGAGCGCCATTAACTCCAGAACCGCTCAGCTCATCTCCGCAATCGCCGCCATCTCGCTCCTAGCCAGCACATCCACGCAAGCCGCCAACGGCACATGGACGCAGTTGACCAGCGGCGGCCTTTGGAGCAATACGGCAAACTGGTCCGGCGGCACCGTGGCCGACGGCAGCGGATTCACTGCCGACTTCAGCACGCTGAACATCACCAGCGCCAACATCGTCCACCTGGACGGAGCGCGCACGCTGTCCGCGCTCACGTTCGCCGATACGGCCACTCCCTTCGTCGGTTGGACCCTGGATAACAACGGCAGCGCAGCAAATATTCTCACCCTGGCAGGCACCACGCCCTCGATCACGGTGGGAACGAGTTCCACAGCGGAGATCAGCGCCGAAATTGCCGGCTCCACTAACTGGAGTAAAGCGGGCACCGGCACGCTGACCCTCTCCGGCAGCAACACCTTCAGCGGCAATCTCACGGTTTCGACCGGGAGGTTGGTGGTCAGCAACAACAATGCCCTGGGCACGACAGGCGGCACCAACAGCGTCACCACCGGCGCCGCGCTGGTGCTGGCCAACGGAGTCAACGTCACCGGGGAAACGGTGACGATCAACGGTACTGGCTCGGGGGATTTTTTCGGAGCGTTGAACGTGGCCGCGAATACCTCGGCGACTTGGAACGGCACGGTGATTCTAGGATCGTCATCCCGCGTCGGCGCGGGCGATAACGGCACGCTTACCCTCAGTGGAGCGATCCAGGGAATCGGCAGCCAACCTCTGCAGGTCCGCGGTAATAACGCCGCCGCCACAATCATCGTTTCCTCCGCCAGTGGCAGTAACACCTACAGTGGAAACACGCAGGTCGTGCAGGGCACCCTGAAGCTCGGCGCGGCAAACACCCTGCCAACGGGGACGACGCTCGACGTGGATTCTTCAAATGCATCTGTTGACGCTATCTTCGACCTGAACGGCTTTAACCAGACCGTGGCCGGCCTGCAGCGGACCGGCGCAGGCTCTGGGACCGGCGGCAGTTTCGTGACCAACAGCGGCAGCGCGGCCACCCTTACGATCAACCAAACCGCCAGCACGACCTACAGCGGGAACATCACCGGCAGCCTGGCCCTGACGAAGTCCGGCGCGGGCACGCTCACTCTTACCGGCACCAACAGCAACACCGGAGCGACGATCATCAGCGGGGGCACCCTTGCGATCGGCACGGGCGGCCATTTGTCCACCAGCAGCGCGATCACCAACAACGCCAACCTGACCGCCAACAGCACCGGCAGCCTGACCCAGGGCACCCACTTCAGTGGAGCGGCGATCACGGGCAACGGCTCTTTCACCCAGCTCGGCTCGGGCACGACGACCCTCAATGCGGCCAACACCTTCTCGGGCGCCACCATTGTGAGCGCAGGTGTCCTAACCCTCTCGAACAGCTTGGCGCTCCAAAACAGCGCGATTGATACGACGAGCAGCATCACCGGCAACACGACCGCAGGCCTCCAAGCCACGGTGACGACACTGACTATTGGAGGTTTAACCGGCAATAAGGACCTTTCCACGATTTTCACCACCACATCTGGCGGCTACGCGGGAGTTACCGCGCTCACCCTTAATCCCCAAACCGGCGCGTCGAACAGCTACTCCGGCGTCATCGCCAATGGCGCAGCCGGCCTGACGGTCACGAAAACCGGCGCGGGCACGCAGGTCCTCTCCGGCAACAATATCTTCACCGGTCAGCTCACCGTGGCGGAAGGCGCGATCTCGGTGAGCACGGTCAACAACTCGGCAGTGGATGGGGTGCTGGGCAACAGCACCTCCTCGGTGATACTCGGCAGCACCGGCAAGAGCGGCGCGCTGAGCTTTAACACCAACGTCGTTACAGCCACCAAGAAGTTCACCATGGCTGCCGGTGGCACTGGCATTTTTGACGTCACAAGCGGCCAGTTGGCCGTGGGACTGATCGACGGTTCCGGCGCCTTAAGCAAAACCGGAGCGGGAAATTTGGTGTTAGGCAACGCCAACACCTTCAGCGGCGGGGCCACACTGGGTGGCAGTGGTTTTGTGGCCGTCAACGTAGATTCCGCCGGCCCTGCTGGTGCTCCGACCAGCGGCGCCCTAGGCACGGGCACAGTCAATCTCGCCGGCGCGCAGATTCGGGCGGGAACCACAGCTTCGCGGACAATCGGCAACAACGTCACGATCTCCGCCGACACGCCCTTTGCCACCATCGCCAGCGAGAAATCGCTGACTTTCACCGGCACCATCCTTTTGAGCGGTGGCAACCACACCCTGAACGTTCTAACCGGCTCTACCGTGGGAACGGAAAAGCTGACCTTCTCCGGAGCGATCGGTGACGGCGGCAACGCCCTGGGCATCACCAAGACAGGGGCCGGCAACCTAGTTCTCTCCGGTAACAACACCTACACCGGCGCGACCACGGTCAGCGCGGGTTCCTTGGCAATCGGTAGCGCCGGCAGCCTTGCCAGCGGCAACGCGCTCACAGTGGGTGCAAGCGGCTTAGCCACCTTCGCCAACGCGGGCCAAACCCTCGGCGCAGTCAGCAACGCCAACACGACGACCAACGCACTTAACTTCAGTGCTTCGACCGGCACGGTGACGCTCGCCAGCCTGAGCGGCGCAGGTAACACGACCTTCGGCAGCAACGGCATCGTTACCGGCGACATCTCGGCTGGCACGGTGACCTCGGTCGGCAACCTCACCGCCAACATCTCCGGTGGTACAACCACGGTGGGTGGCGTGGCGACGATCGGCACGCTCTCCGGCGGCACCGCCAACTTGAACGGCGCCACCAGTGCCATCACGACGCTCAACGGCGGTACGGTTAACTTGGGTTCCGGCACCGCGCTCACCGTGAGTGGCGGCACCAGTGCCGGAGTGATCACTGGCACCGGCAGCAGCCTCACCAAAACCAGTTCCGGCACCCTCACGCTCACCGGGACCAACACGTACACTGGCACGACCACGGTTTCAGCCGGTACGCTTGCGCTTAACAACCCGGGCACTACGGCGCTCGTCAACACCTCGGCGGTGGTGATCGCCAGCGGTGCCTCGGTTTCACTCGGCGCGGCCAATCAAATCAACGCCGCCGCCAGCCTCACGCTCAATGGAGGCACCATGGACCTAGGCGTCTTTAGCCAAACCCTCGGCACACTCGATCTCAATGCCTCCTCCGCGCTCAGCCTGAGTGGCTCGGCGGCCCTGGTGTTTGCCAACAGTTCGGCGCTCGATTGGAACTCCGCAACGCTTTCGGTAAGCCATTTCGAGGTCGGCACCAACTCCCTGCGCTTTGGCACCACCAGTGGCGGCCTGACTGCCACCCAGTTGGGCCTTTTTCGGTTTGTCGAATTCGGCAACGTCGCGGCGCGCATCGATGACGACGGCTTTATCGTCCCGTTGTCCACGAACTACCTCAACTCCGGCGGCACCGACCTGGTCATCGCCACGCCGATCACCGGCACCACCACGGTTAATCAATCAGGCACGGGATCGATCACCCTGACCGGCTTAAACACCTCTAGCGGGACGGCCACGGTCACTGCTGGCACCTTGGTGATCGGCACCGCTGCCGGTGGCCACTCGGCGGGTAACGTCACCGTCAGCGGCACCGGCACCCTTAAAGGCCGGGGTGACATCGGCGGGGCCGTGATCGTTAACTCAGGCGGCACTTACAGCCCGGGTAACTCCCCCGCGATCCAGCACGTCGGCTCGCTTACGGTAAATACCGGCGGCTCCGTCACGATCGAACTCGATGGCGCCACCGCCGGCACCGGAGCCGGGTTTCACGATCAGGTCATCTCAGCGGGCGCGGTCACTCTCACCGGCGGCACTTTAATCGGACAGACGATTTTCACCGGTTCGAGTGTGCCGGCCTACGTGCCGACCCTCGGCGCTGTTCACGCCGTGATCACCGGCAGCGCGGTGACAGGGAAGTTTACCTCATACACGTTCGACCCCGACGACAATGCCGCCGGCATCACCTGGCTGCCCGAATACACCGCCACCGCCGTTAACCTCTACGCCGTCCCGTCCGACTACGCCACCGCAGTGCCCGGCCTCAACGCCAACCAAACCCAAGTCGGCGCGGCGCTCCAATCCCTGCGCAATTTGGGACTCAAGTTTGAACTCGACCAGCGCACCACCATGGACGACCGCGCCACCCTGTTTAACGGCCTGAAAACCCAAACCGCCGCCGGCCTGCGCACGGCCTACGACCAGCTCACCCCGGAAAAACTCACCGCCCTCGCCGCAAGCACCTTCCAGTCCGCCTCGATCCTCAATTCCAGCCTCCAGCAGCGCAGCGCGGAAATCCGCCGCTACGGCCCCGCTTCGGTCAGCCTCAACGGCGTGGCGCGTCCCGCCGCAGCCGAAGCCGCCCAAGTCGAAACGGTGATTGAAGACGGCGTGCATTATCGAGTTGCCAAAGCTAAGCCCCAAAAGCGCTACGGTTACTTTGCTTCCGCCACGGGTGCGTTTGCCGCAGTTGATGGTTCGGTCGATCGCCTCGGCTCCTTCTCGCAGACCGGTGCGGCCACCGCCGGGGTCGATTACGCGATCAACCAAAACCAAACGGTAGGCCTGGTGGTCAGCCAGGCTTTGGCTGACACGGATTTCTCCGCCAACAGCGGAAGCGCCCGCACCACAACGAGCCGCGTCGGCTTGTTTCACGATTACCATAACGCGGGGTTTTTTATGAATACCTCGGTGTCGGCCGGCTTTTCGGACTATGACAGTAAGCGCAAAATCGCCTTTTTAAATCAAACCGCCAGCGGTGAAACGCAGGGTTTCAGTTGTGGCGGCCAGTTGTCCACCGGCTACGACTTTAAAGTGGGCAATTATATAATGGGGCCAACCGCCTCGGTGGCCTACGACCACGCGCACATCAACGGCTTTGACGAAACCGGTTCCGCCGCCGACTTGCGCGTCGGGCGTCAAAACGCCGACTCACTCACCACGAGGCTCGGGGTTCATGTAAGTCGGCCCTTTGTAGCCAATAAAATTGGCTGGATTCCCGATCTGAGTCTGAGTGCCAGCCGTCAGTCGTTTAACCCCAATAGTATCACCGCTCGTTTGGCCGCCGGTGGAGACGCCTTTAGGGTTAACCCACAGGCCGGTGGAAGTGAGTATATTAACCCGGGCGCGAGCCTCTCAGCGGTGCTGCCCACCGGGTGGACCGTGCGCCTGAGTTACGACGCGATCCTAAATCCGCAATCCGCCGAGTACCGGGTTAATCTTAGTGTAGGCGCCGGGTTTTAG